From a region of the Dictyostelium discoideum AX4 chromosome 2 chromosome, whole genome shotgun sequence genome:
- the DG1074 gene encoding RNA recognition motif-containing protein RRM — protein sequence MSSKKAAALDDKEKSLKQKYEEIEKKLEKDKKEKEDEQRLKLDEAKKILAKKLEPTNSSDNKATGFKRPTINKTISNGNINNSNGNNSCNNSNSNHNGQERDGIKRFRSDNTTNFEDGEYEEQVMNDNRNNNNNNNYNNSNNNYKNGNENGNGNGNGNGSPYGMVERHKPPPFNYENGENNDNKYNNNNNNNNNNNNNNNNNNGFDRSNRPNGYHPYGGGGGGNNFRNGNSNGGFQPREYSPKNNSNAIFVGDLTPIAQEQTLNNIFKEFGEITSIRLFPSRGFAFVNYKDSESCVRAIAGMNGGLVDGNPVKVGQSSAGSKIYSNGGASGPSRRNINFNNNYNLPINPNPYQQAPSSLPYNYNNNNNNNNYNNNINNNNTSSSYNNYNSNNVNNSIQFSPTTSISNSETISSNSNLPVDQDYYKPEKFIPTTSENNEQIERNDSENSNGDGYDNINSENPRRQLPKYE from the exons ATGAGCTCTAAAAAAGCGGCAGCATTAGATGATAAAGAGAAgtcattaaaacaaaaatatgaagaaattgaaaaaaagttagaaaaagataagaaagaaaaagaagatgaacaaagattaaaattagatgaagctaaaaaaatattggcaaaa aaattagaacCCACAAATTCAAGTGATAACAAAGCAACTGGTTTCAAAAGACcgacaataaataaaacaatatcaaatggaaatattaataatagtaatggtaataatagttgtaataatagtaatagtaatcaTAATGGCCAAGAAAGAGATGGAATTAAAAGGTTTAGGTCAGATAATACAACCAACTTTGAAGATGGTGAATATGAAGAACAAGTAATGAAtgataatagaaataataataataataataattataataatagtaataataattataaaaatggaaatgaaAATGGAAATGGAAATGGAAATGGAAATGGATCACCATATGGTATGGTAGAAAGACATAAACCACCGCCTTTTAATTatgaaaatggtgaaaataatgataataaatataataacaacaataataacaataataataacaataataataataataataataatggttttgaTAGGTCAAACCGTCCAAATGGATATCATCCatatggtggtggtggtggtggcaaTAATTTTAGGaatggtaatagtaatggtggTTTCCAACCAAGAGAATATtcaccaaaaaataattcaaacgCTATTTTTGTAGGTGATCTAACTCCAATAGCCCAAGAAcaaacattaaataatatttttaaagaatttggtGAAATCACTTCAATTAGATTATTTCCTTCTAGAGg gtttgCATTTGTTAATTATAAAGATAGTGAATCATGTGTAAGAGCAATCGCAGGTATGAATGGAGGTTTAGTTGATGGTAATCCAGTCAAAGTTGGTCAATCAAGTGCTGGTTCCAAAATTTACAGTAATGGTGGTGCTAGTGGTCCAAGTAGAAGAAATATCAACTTTAATAACAACTATAATTTACCAATAAACCCAAACCCATACCAACAAGCACCATCATCACTCccatataattataataataataacaataataataattacaataataatattaataataataacaccaGCAGCAGTTATAACAACTATAATTCAAACaatgttaataattcaattcaatttaGTCCAACcacatcaatttcaaatagtGAAACTATCTCCTCAAACAGTAATTTACCAGTTGATCAAGATTATTATAAACCTGAAA AATTCATCCCAACTACCTCagaaaataatgaacaaATAGAGAGAAATGATAGTGAAAATTCCAATGGAGATGGTTATGATAACATAAATAGCGAAAATCCTCGTAGACAACTTCCAAAAtatgaataa
- the nudE gene encoding Lis-interacting protein, which yields MASTEIPIFTTPQEEIQYWKKRVEDKQQEMDDLETTFTEFQDFSKQLEEEMEDELRICEKKCADLASQYARLKNDHETIVDKLNTTNKESSKLINSLQDEVTKLQTTKQSLLEDKRRLEQDNDSLERRERNSSASVIDLSDKLDRVMEENVWMQSELEESKQVADETIQRLRDDIRDLRHELSVRERKPSSASNSINGKSNGEKSINIKRENPTAYNIPRAQKSQRQRTEDTASSSRASSLVVVNDLINLVTDLETRISNFKIKSNGGNVSSNGQDIGTPTSPVLKHQNSFTNLSDFKTSSPPLDIISSCGSNNNNNNNNNNNSNSTPTGSLLTHFENTKNNSFDINSTNIPSNNNSPFKPNFNSSSSNNTNDLNNINNNNNNNNNNNNNNKNENVQT from the exons atggcaTCAACAGAGATACCTATATTTACAACACCTCAAGAAGAGATTCAATATTGGAAAAAGAGAGTAGAAGATAAACAACAAGAGATGGACGATTTAGAGACGACATTTACTGAATTTCAAgatttttcaaaacaattaGAAGAAGAAATGGAAGATGAATTAAGAATCTGTGAAAAAAAATGTGCAGATTTAGCTTCACAATATGC GCgattaaaaaatgatcatGAAACAATTgtagataaattaaatacgacaaataaagaatcatcaaaattaataaatagttTACAGGATGAAGTAACAAAATTACAAACAACGAAACAATCATTATTAGAGGATAAAAGAAGATTAGAACAAGATAATGATTCATTAGAAAGAAGAGAAAGAAACTCTTCAGCATCAGTTATAGATCTTTCCGATAAATTAGATAGAGTAATGGAAGAAAACGTTTGGATGCAAAGTGAATTAGAAGAATCAAAACAAGTTGCAGATGAAACAATTCAAAGATTAAGAGATGATATTAGAG attTAAGACATGAATTATCAGTTAGAGAAAGAAAACCAAGTTCAGCATCAAATAGTATTAATGGTAAATCGAATGGCGAAAAGagtataaatataaaacGTGAAAATCCAACAGCATATAATATACCAAGAGCACAAAAATCACAAAGACAAAGAACAGAGGATAcagcatcatcatcaagGGCAAGTTCATTGGTGGTTGTAAATGATCTAATTAATTTAGTTACAGATTTAGAGACaagaatttcaaattttaaaataaaatcaaatggtGGTAATGTTTCATCAAATGGACAAGATATAGGTACACCGACTTCACCAGTTTTAAAACATCAAAATtcttttacaaatttaagtGATTTTAAAACTTCTTCACCTCCATTAGATATTATTAGTAGTTGTGGaagtaacaataataataataataacaacaacaacaacagtaaTTCAACACCCACAGGTTCATTGCTAACTCATTTcgaaaatacaaaaaataatagttttgatATTAATAGTACAAATATcccaagtaataataatagtccttttaaaccaaattttaatagtagtagtagtaacaatacaaatgatttaaataatattaataataataataataataataataataataataataataataagaatgaAAATGTACAAacttaa
- the rps29 gene encoding 40S ribosomal protein S29, with protein sequence MARELWLTHPRNFGPGSRTCRKCGNHHGIIRKYDLNMCRRCFRTDAEAIGFNKYR encoded by the exons ATGGCTAGAGAATTATGGTTAACTCACCCAAGAAACTTCGGTCCAGGTTCCCGTACCTGTCGTAAATGTGGCAACCATCACGGTATCATCAGAAAATACGACTTAAACATGTGCAGACGTTGTTTCCGTACCGACGCTGAAGCCATCGGTTTCAACAAA TACCGTTAA
- the sbds gene encoding Shwachman-Bodian-Diamond syndrome protein has translation MSIFTPVNNKTLTNIVVVRYKKGAAKFEIACYPSKVQSYRSKIEKDLNEVIQIHRIFTNVSKGIIAKKDELIKAFGTDNEQEIILLILEKGELQVSSKERDNQSEQTFKDIATIVAEKCVNTETQRPIPVSIIEKAMKDVHYSIHPTKSSKQQSLEVIKQISSVIPIQRAQMRLNITIPTKESKTLNRDKLMVLVSKIEEEDRDGGGLSIVCLVDPGSYRKIDELIKQETKGKGFIDIINLAVAKEGETKINETGKSAPTSTTTTTTTTTSSSK, from the exons atgagtaTTTTTACacctgtaaataataaaacactTACGAATATAGTTGTTGTAAGATATAAAAAGGGAGCTGCTAAATTCGAAATTGCATGTTACCCATCAAAAGTACAATCTTATAGATCAAAAat tgaaaaagatttaaatgaagtaattcaaattcataGAATTTTTACAAATGTATCAAAAGGTATTATTGCGAAAAAggatgaattaattaaagcaTTTGGAACAGATAACGAACAAGAGAttatattattgattttagaAAAAGGTGAATTACAAGTTTCATCAAAAGAGAGAGATAACCAATCAGAGCAGACATTTAAGGATATAGCAACCATTGTGGCAGAGAAATGTGTAAATACAGAGACCCAACGTCCAATTCCAGTATCGATCATTGAAAAGGCAATGAAAGACGTCCACTACTCAATTCACCCAACTAAATCATCCAAACAACAATCATTAGAAGTTATTAAACAAATCTCATCAGTTATTCCAATTCAAAGAGCACAAATGAGATTAAATATTACAATTCCAACTAAAGAATCTAAAACTTTAAATCGTGATAAATTGATGGTTTTAGTTTCAAaaattgaagaagaagatcgtgatggtggtggtttaTCAATCGTTTGTTTAGTTGATCCCGGTTCATATAGAAAAATagatgaattaataaaacaagaAACTAAAGGTAAAGGTTTTATTGATATCATAAATTTAGCTGTTGCAAAAGAAGGTGaaactaaaattaatgaaactgGTAAATCTGCTCCAacctccaccaccactactaccaccaccacaacttcatcttcaaaataa
- the spt6 gene encoding SH2 domain-containing protein, translating to MSSKNYSDDEIENEENIHPKKKFKNLNKNKDDESSELEEYHDSSEEDENEPNQYQYDDFVVGGDDDERRKRKKKEKRKKSSSNSDNEDDNEEEEEEDRGGGGGSGSGGSGGSGGRNSSSPKRTNNHLDEDIDGDEDGDDGSDGSESESESEEDEEVAQARRERRRKRREERRKREKGGLQRLKKLRASNKDLSDKEDDVEDGYNGEQEDDGFVVDSHGKPVKRSHERERMSYESSNRSRIMSDIFDDDEEEGYGSGEEEEDSGINKTEADRAKDRLAAIREQYEPSLLEEKHFTDADEEIRNKNVPERLQSRKGTQYAGEMACEEEAEWIYEVAFEQRDFQQQQQRNPNTEPVRDAKAITAIFKILQFIQRDLLEIPFIYTYEKDIYEPYFTLQELWNIFDLDEKWAHMKVNKRNLEQIGSNNQQLEPYKSVLLESRSEESISDLYDLFQMINGIQKNTNLLNGSSSLGSGGDGYDDKEGGSSATQGNTVGGLSRQKKAIKRDLYTIYTKAGLSKFLPNFGMTAQEFGQNLMDNYTTNKPRDQMAEPSTMALVHICLEADNKDRVLQATRYMMAQEIGYDPHVRYSVRMIYRKYAHITTTPTLKGFKEIDVFHPYFTVKSIQEKPAHLFEDSQYLLILKAEKEGFIKSTMAITEKTHNSVIIPEMESLYLSDGTSAITQQWNEQRKLIIREALNKFLYPVLEKELRNKLLTEASNRVAFECAKKLEDKIRVAPWRPVSSSSGIGHSNSSVLFGGSRANNGYSNDDDEDEDDDEEVDYDRDGNPIPFKILSLCWGSDKIPTMGAVLNSDGEVLSHIKLDFICDRLGESLKEKKEKDIKRLEEICQEYQPRLVLVSATEMDSKRLYEEVKDHLQRWSNGERRIIRKSVLLNYYSPEIGLSLQTSSRLQEEFKEYPPILRHTIAVGRCALDPITEYASLCNDHNEILFLKLHPLQDMIGKDYLVKLLHRCFINVVNAVGVDINRMIQCRFTSATLQFVSGLGSRKAQMLLNSLFRRGGFVTSRQSLEKVLSQDVIYRNCIGFIQIRERHAADYKADLLDDTRIHPTSYPITYRIAAEALDKNLDERNFHSYIEDIIKRPKKLDRLDLDGFADIIESHEDRPARKLLYFIKKELTNPFADIRHPYEEPSADTIFEWLTGETNQSLRRGTLVTVTTIRTFDNSVKCRLDNGLEGSIPTDCISDNGETKSLGRGVTINCRVMGVDKYQFTVSLSCKPSDLNPSFWEETIFRELKENGANQYLRLEEVAPPVEQTKRKPKRERRIKRTVVHPLWHDFSCLEAETYLSDKPIGDVLLRPSSKGHDHITATFKFADSIFLHHDIKEADKPNAVSLGKSFYMGDVKYDSLDEILARHVEYLINNLNEVKSNTAHWKDGNRSDVDDLIREEKKKNPKTIPYYFGYDFEHPGFLTLYHVPSNTPRHEPVLVKADGFILRKKLYPTYYELIKYFKRNYAQLLQPGSSSSSSSGSSSNNNNNNTSNQRLPSNTSSRSVSNNNNNNIKNSSNNSNNNSNNNNNMSQQRSQHQQFQQSTQQPPQRPQHQQQQPNQYQQQQPNQYQQPPPQSVYQQQPQPNQPYGQMPQQQPYSQGRPPYQQPPQQQQQQQQPYQQQPPQQQQPQQQQQQYNPYQQQQPPQRPQSWNDNQYQQQQPQQYQQRPPQQQPYGQMPPQQQYQQQQQYNRPPNQWGPPQQQQQGPYGQQQQPYGQMPQQPQQQQQFNRPPNQPWNVPPQQQNQWGQNNNNNSSWD from the exons ATGAGTTCAA AAAATTatagtgatgatgaaattgaaaatgaagaaaatattcatccaaaaaagaaattcaagaatttaaataaaaataaagatgatgaatCATCAGAACTAGAGGAATATCATGATAGTAGTGAGGAGGATGAAAATGAACCAAATCAGTATCAATATGATGATTTCGTGGTTGGTGGTGATGACGATGAACGtcgaaaaagaaagaaaaaagaaaaaagaaagaaatcatcatcaaatagcgataatgaagatgataatgaagaagaagaggaggaggatcgtggtggtggtggtggtagtggtagtggaggtagtggtggtagtggtggccGTAATAGTAGTAGCCCAAAACGAACCAATAATCATCTTGATGAAGatattgatggtgatgaagatggtgatgatggatCAGATGGAAGTGAATCTGAATCTGAATCTGAAGAGGACGAAGAAGTTGCACAAGCTAGAAgagaaagaagaagaaaaagacgTGAAGAGAGAAGAAAACGTGAAAAAGGTGGTTTACAAcgtttaaagaaattaagaGCTTCAAATAAAg atTTATCAGATAAAGAAGATGATGTAGAGGATGGATATAATGGTGAACAAGAGGATGATGGATTTGTAGTTGATTCACATGGTAAACCAGTAAAGAGGAGTCATGAGCGTGAACGTATGAGCTATGAGAGTTCTAATCGTTCTAGAATTATGAGTGATATTttcgatgatgatgaggaaGAAGGATATGGTAGTGGAGAGGAAGAGGAGGATTCAGGTATAAATAAAACCGAAGCTGATAGAGCCAAGGATAGATTAGCAGCGATCAGAGAACAATACGAACCATCATTATTGGAAGAGAAACATTTTACAGATGCTGATGAGGAAATTCGTAATAAGAATGTACCAGAGAGATTACAAAGTAGAAAGGGTACACAATATGCAGGTGAGATGGCTTGTGAAGAAGAAGCTGAATGGATTTATGAAGTTGCATTTGAACAACGTGATTtccaacaacagcaacaaagAAATCCAAATACTGAACCTGTTAGAGACGCAAAGGCAATCACAGCGATCTTTAAGATATTACAATTCATTCAACGTGATCTCTTGGAGATACCATTCATCTACACCTATGAAAAGGACATCTATGAACCTTATTTCACCCTTCAAGAACTTTGGAATATATTTGATCTCGACGAGAAATGGGCTCATATGAAGGtgaataaaagaaatttagaGCAAATCGGTTCAAACAATCAACAATTGGAGCCTTATAAATCGGTTCTATTGGAGAGTCGTTCCGAAGAGAGTATCTCTGATCTTTATGatctttttcaaatgataaatgGTATTCAAAAGAATACTAATCTTTTAAATGGTAGTTCATCATTAGGCAGTGGTGGCGATGGTTATGATGATAAAGAGGGTGGTAGTAGTGCAACTCAAGGTAATACAGTTGGTGGTTTAAGTAGACAAAAGAAAGCAATCAAGAGAGATCTTTATACAATTTATACTAAAGCAGGgttatcaaaatttttaccaaattttGGTATGACAGCACAAGAATTTGGTCAAAATTTAATGGATAATTATACAACCAACAAACCTAGAGACCAAATGGCAGAACCATCGACAATGGCATTGGTTCACATTTGTTTGGAGGCTGATAATAAAGATCGTGTTTTACAAGCAACTCGTTATATGATGGCACAAGAGATTGGATATGATCCACATGTACGTTACTCGGTTAGAATGATCTATAGAAAGTATGCACATATTACAACCACACCCACTTTGAAAGGGTTCAAAGAGATTGATGTTTTCCATCCTTATTTCACAGTGAAAAGTATTCAAGAGAAACCAGCTCATCTCTTTGAAGACTCTCAATATCTTTTGATTCTCAAAGCAGAGAAGGAAGGTTTCATCAAATCCACTATGGCAATCACCGAGAAAACTCATAATTCCGTCATCATTCCAGAGATGGAATCATTGTATCTAAGTGATGGTACATCAGCAATCACTCAACAATGGAATGAACAAAGAAAACTTATCATTCGTGAAGCATTAAATAAATTCCTTTATCCAGTTTTAGAGAAAGAattaagaaataaattattaaccgAAGCAAGTAATCGTGTGGCTTTTGAATGTGCAAAGAAATTGGAAGACAAAATTCGTGTTGCACCTTGGAGACCAGTTTCTTCGTCTAGTGGTATTGGTCATTCAAATTCAAGTGTACTATTTGGTGGTTCAAGAGCAAATAACGGTTATagtaatgatgatgacgaagatgaagatgatgatgaagaagttgATTACGATAGAGATGGTAATCCAAtaccatttaaaattttatcactTTGTTGGGGTTCAGATAAAATTCCAACTATGGGTGCAGTTTTAAATTCAGATGGTGAAGTATTGTCACATATTAAATTGGATTTCATTTGTGATCGTTTAGGTGAGTCATTAAAAGAGAAGAAAGAAAAGGATATAAAGAGATTGGAGGAGATTTGTCAAGAGTATCAACCACGTTTGGTGTTGGTAAGTGCAACAGAGATGGATAGTAAACGTCTCTATGAAGAGGTGAAAGATCATCTTCAACGTTGGTCCAATGGTGAGAGACGTATCATTAGAAAGAGTGTACTCTTGAATTATTATAGTCCAGAGATTGGTTTATCATTACAAACCTCATCAAGATTACAAGAAGAGTTTAAAGAGTATCCACCAATTCTTAGACACACAATTGCTGTGGGTCGTTGTGCATTGGATCCAATCACAGAGTATGCATCATTGTGCAACGATCATAACGAGATCCTATTCCTAAAGTTACATCCACTTCAAGATATGATTGGTAAGGATTATTTGGTGAAATTATTACATCGTTGTTTCATTAATGTCGTCAATGCAGTGGGTGTAGATATCAATCGTATGATTCAATGTAGATTCACATCGGCTACTTTACAATTTGTCAGTGGTTTGGGTTCAAGAAAGGCTCAAAtgttattaaattctttattccGTCGTGGTGGTTTTGTCACTAGCAGACAATCATTGGAGAAGGTGTTGAGTCAAGATGTCATCTATAGAAATTGTATTGGTTTCATTCAAATTCGTGAAAGACATGCAGCAGACTATAAAGCTGATCTATTGGATGACACAAGAATTCATCCAACCTCTTATCCAATCACTTATCGTATCGCAGCCGAAGCATTGGATAAGAATTTAGATGAAAGAAATTTCCATTCCTACATTGAAGATATCATAAAGAGACCAAAGAAATTGGATCGTTTAGATTTGGATGGTTTTGCTGATATCATCGAGTCACATGAGGATCGTCCAGCTAGAAAGTTATTATATTTCATAAAGAAAGAGTTGACAAATCCATTCGCCGATATTAGACATCCATATGAAGAGCCATCGGCCGATACAATCTTTGAATGGTTAACAGGTGAAACCAATCAATCATTAAGAAGAGGTACCCTCGTAACTGTAACCACTATTCGTACCTTTGATAATTCAGTCAAATGTAGATTGGATAATGGTTTAGAAGGTTCCATTCCAACCGATTGTATCAGTGACAATGGGGAAACTAAATCTTTAGGTAGAGGTGTCACTATCAATTGTAGAGTGATGGGTGTTGATAAATATCAATTCACCGTTTCATTATCTTGTAAACCATCGGATCTTAATCCAAGTTTCTGGGAGGAAACTATTTTCCGTGAATTGAAAGAGAATGGTGCTAATCAATATTTACGTCTTGAAGAGGTTGCTCCACCAGTAGAACAAACAAAGAGAAAACCAAAGAGAGAAAGAAGAATAAAAAGAACCGTGGTTCATCCATTATGGCATGACTTTAGTTGTTTAGAGGCTGAAACCTATTTAAGTGATAAACCAATTGGTGATGTTTTATTACGTCCATCAAGTAAAGGTCATGATCATATCACTGCTACCTTCAAATTTGCCGATAGTATATTCTTACATCATGACATTAAAGAAGCCGATAAACCAAATGCAGTAAGTTTAGGTAAATCTTTCTATATGGGTGATGTAAAATATGATTCATTGGATGAAATCTTGGCTAGACATGtagaatatttaataaacaatcTCAATGAAGTCAAATCAAATACTGCCCATTGGAAGGATGGTAATCGTTCAGATGTTGATGATCTAATTAgagaagaaaagaaaaagaatccAAAAACGATTCCTTATTATTTCGGTTATGATTTCGAACATCCAGGTTTCCTTACACTCTATCATGTACCTTCAAATACTCCAAGACATGAACCTGTTTTAGTTAAAGCTGATGGCTTTATCTTAAGAAAAAAACTTTATCCAACTTattatgaattaattaaatattttaaaagaaattatgctcaattattacaaccaggtagtagtagtagtagtagtagtggttcatcaagtaataataataataataatacatcaaATCAAAGATTACCTTCAAATACTTCTTCACGTTctgtttcaaataataataataataatattaaaaatagtagtaataattctaataataattctaataataataataatatgtcTCAACAAAGAtcacaacatcaacaattcCAACAATCAActcaacaaccaccacaaagacctcaacatcaacaacaacaaccaaatcaatatcaacaacaacaaccaaatcaatatcaacaaccaccacctcAATCAGtttaccaacaacaaccacaaccaaacCAACCATATGGGCAAAtgccacaacaacaaccatacTCTCAAGGTAGACCACCTtatcaacaaccaccacaacaacaacaacaacaacaacagccatatcaacaacaaccaccacaacaacagcaaccacaacaacaacaacaacaatataatccatatcaacaacaacaaccaccacaaagACCACAAAGTTGGAACGACAAtcaataccaacaacaacaaccacaacaatatcaacaaagaccaccacaacaacaaccatatGGACAAAtgccaccacaacaacaatatcagcaacaacaacaatataacAGACCTCCAAATCAATGGGgtccaccacaacaacaacaacaaggaCCATATggccaacaacaacaaccatatGGCCAAAtgccacaacaaccacaacaacaacaacaatttaacAGACCACCAAATCAACCATGGAATgtaccaccacaacaacaaaatcaatggggtcaaaataacaataacaatagttcTTGGGATTAA
- the snrpb gene encoding LSM domain-containing protein (Similar to like-Sm) yields MSGMPKSSKMLQYINYRMRVTIQDGRVIVGRFLAFDKHMNVVICDAEEFRRIRQKGKEDREEKRTLGMILIRGETVVSMSVEAPPPEEAKLAATSKMPPQIPGGPGIGRAVGRGMPMGGMGMGGSGPMSGLTGPVRGVGGPAPHSMMPGGGVPPPMGRGGFPPQGFPPGGPSPQGAFNNNPNNNNGGPPQGFPPGGPIGRGGFPPQGFPPGGPMGGPNLNNGNMPPQGFPPGGPMGRGGFPPQGFPPGGPNFNNMPPQGFPPGGPMGRGGFQRK; encoded by the exons ATg agtGGTATGCCCAAAAGTAGTAAAATGTTACAATACATTAATTATAGAATGAGAGTAACAATTCAAGATGGTAGAGTTATTGTTGGTAGATTTTTAGCATTTGATAAACATATGAATGTTGTTATTTGTGACGCAGAGGAATTTAGAAGAATTAGACAAAAAGGTAAAGAGGATAGAGAAGAAAAGAGAACATTGGGTATGATTTTAATTAGAGGTGAAACTGTGGTTTCAATGTCAGTTGAGGCACCACCACCAGAGGAAGCCAAATTAGCAGCAACCTCAAAGATGCCACCACAAATTCCAGGTGGTCCTGGTATTGGTAGAGCCGTTGGTAGAGGTATGCCAATGGGTGGTATGGGTATGGGTGGTAGTGGACCAATGTCAGGTTTGACTGGTCCAGTTAGAGGTGTTGGTGGTCCAGCTCCACATTCAATGATGCCAGGTGGCGGTGTTCCACCACCAATGGGAAGAGGTGGTTTCCCTCCACAAGGCTTCCCACCAGGTGGCCCATCACCACAAGGTGCtttcaataataatccaaataacaataatggcGGTCCACCACAAGGTTTCCCACCAGGTGGTCCAATAGGTAGAGGTGGTTTCCCACCACAAGGTTTCCCACCAGGTGGTCCAATGGGTGGCCCAAATCtcaataatggtaatatgCCACCACAAGGTTTCCCACCAGGTGGTCCAATGGGTAGAGGTGGTTTCCCTCCACAAGGTTTCCCACCAGGTGGCCCAAACTTCAACAATATGCCACCACAAGGTTTCCCACCAGGTGGACCAATGGGTAGAGGTGGTTTccaaagaaaataa